The DNA sequence TCCTAAACAAGCCAAGGTTTTTCCAGACAAATTCCCAAAATAGTCTGTAATTTTTTCAACAAAAAAATATTTTTGTCTCTCGTTCACATCCATAACCCCGCGCAGTAACCTAAAATCATATTCTTGGTCGGAACTTGTTCTATACAAAGCCTCAACATCTTTTGGGAAGCATGAGCCGCCATAACCGAGACCGGCATTTAAAAAGCTTCGCCCAATTCGTTTGTCGTAACCCATACCATCTGCAACCACTTTTACATCGGCTTTTGTTTTATCACAAATTCTGGCAATCTCGTTAATAAAAGAGATTTTTGTAGCCAAAAACGCATTGGATGCGTATTTTATAAGTTCTGCCGAACGGAAATCGCTTTTTATTATGGGAACATTTAAATGCGTGTACAACGAAGCAATTTTATCCAGCGCTTTTTTGGAATCCGAACCTAAAACCACTCTATCCACATTATTAGCGTCAAAAATAGCGGTACCCTCCCTTAAAAATTCGGGATTGGACACCACATCAAATTTGTCTAAATGGACATTATCCGCAATTATCTGTTTAATTTTTTCGTTAGTCCCAACAGGAACGGTGCTTTTAGTTACAATTATTTTGTAAAAATTTAGGTTCTCGCCTATAGCATTAGCCACCGCCGAAACTGCGGTAAGGTCCGCGCTTCCGCCTTGATTTGAAGAGGTACCCACGGCAATAAATATCGTCTCGGATTTTTTAATAGCGTCTTCAACTTCTGTGGTAAAGAAAAGTCTTCCCTCCTTCACATTTCTAACCACCAGCTCTTTAAGCCCTTCTTCATAAATAGGCATACTGCCCTTTTTTAGAAGCTTTATTTTTTTCTTATCTATATCCGCGCAAATAACCGTATGCCCCCAATCCGCAAAAACAGCCCCCGTTACAAGCCCTACATAACCTGTGCCTATTACACTAATTTTCATAAAGCATAAACGCCTTTAAGGTCGTTAACTCTAACTTTTAATACATCCATCGCCATTTTTATAGAAT is a window from the Patescibacteria group bacterium genome containing:
- a CDS encoding UDP-glucose/GDP-mannose dehydrogenase family protein, producing MKISVIGTGYVGLVTGAVFADWGHTVICADIDKKKIKLLKKGSMPIYEEGLKELVVRNVKEGRLFFTTEVEDAIKKSETIFIAVGTSSNQGGSADLTAVSAVANAIGENLNFYKIIVTKSTVPVGTNEKIKQIIADNVHLDKFDVVSNPEFLREGTAIFDANNVDRVVLGSDSKKALDKIASLYTHLNVPIIKSDFRSAELIKYASNAFLATKISFINEIARICDKTKADVKVVADGMGYDKRIGRSFLNAGLGYGGSCFPKDVEALYRTSSDQEYDFRLLRGVMDVNERQKYFFVEKITDYFGNLSGKTLACLGTAFKNNTDDIRKSVAIEVIKILRGEGAKIRVFDPAALQNAKTILGNDVVYYAKDIYDAIEGSDALCILTEWQEFALLDLDKVKKISSVKVIFDGRNILDPQKVKEVGFEYVGIGRRII